In Microcoleus sp. FACHB-831, the following proteins share a genomic window:
- a CDS encoding class I SAM-dependent methyltransferase, whose protein sequence is MSQTLKHLLARLPYARKLHRTFSAFATVMDQGAFSAGHYYSPVPKRSEVLAYLESLKEEEIELPDINLNKEGQANLLEVFQTFYKDLPFGEERTSDLRYYFSQWWFCYADAIFLYSFLRHTNPKRIIEVGSGFSSAVILDTADKFLPHYPEITFIEPYPDRLKNLLKPQDFERCKLLETKVQEVPLSIFTSLRAGDLLFIDSSHVVKCASDLQFLMFKVLPQLPVGVFVHFHDVFYPFEYPGEWLLEGRYWNENYFLRSFLAYNNEWEIYFFNTYVAKVFNQFLADKMPLCLKNTGGSIYIQRVGKG, encoded by the coding sequence ATGAGTCAGACTTTAAAACACCTACTTGCCCGGTTGCCATACGCTAGGAAGCTACACAGAACCTTTAGTGCATTTGCAACAGTTATGGATCAAGGTGCTTTCTCGGCAGGGCATTACTACTCGCCAGTACCAAAGCGAAGTGAAGTATTGGCATACCTTGAGTCCTTAAAAGAAGAAGAAATAGAACTTCCAGATATTAATCTGAACAAAGAGGGACAAGCTAACCTTCTTGAGGTATTTCAAACCTTTTACAAAGATTTACCCTTTGGTGAAGAACGAACTTCGGATTTACGTTACTACTTCTCACAATGGTGGTTTTGTTATGCGGATGCAATATTCCTTTATTCTTTCTTAAGACACACTAACCCAAAAAGAATTATCGAGGTTGGATCGGGCTTCTCTTCAGCAGTTATTCTTGATACAGCCGACAAGTTCTTACCTCACTATCCTGAAATTACGTTTATTGAGCCTTACCCCGATCGCCTTAAAAATTTACTCAAACCTCAAGACTTTGAGAGATGTAAGCTTTTGGAAACCAAGGTTCAAGAAGTGCCCCTTAGCATTTTTACTTCATTACGTGCTGGAGATCTTTTATTCATTGACTCAAGCCATGTTGTAAAGTGCGCGAGCGACTTGCAATTCTTGATGTTTAAAGTATTGCCTCAATTACCAGTAGGAGTTTTTGTACATTTTCATGATGTATTCTATCCCTTTGAATATCCGGGGGAATGGCTGCTTGAGGGTAGATATTGGAACGAAAATTACTTCTTACGCTCTTTTCTTGCGTATAACAATGAATGGGAAATTTATTTTTTTAACACCTATGTGGCCAAAGTTTTTAACCAATTCCTTGCAGATAAAATGCCCCTTTGCTTAAAGAATACTGGGGGAAGCATTTATATTCAAAGAGTTGGAAAAGGCTAA